TGACGGGTGCGGGGTCCATCGCGATGGCGGTGGATGCGATGAAGGCGGGCGCCTATGATTTTCTGACCAAACCGTTTGACAGCATGGAAGTGGTCGTCATTTCGCTCACGAGGGCCATGGAGCGAAGGAGGCTTCTCCGCCGGACGGACTATCTCGAGCGGCAAGTCGAATTGACCAGCCGCTTCGAGAATATCGTCGGCGTGAGCGCGAAAATGAAGACGGTCTTCCGTCTGATCGAACGCGTCTCACCCTCGGAATCGACGATCTTGATCACGGGAGAGAGCGGCACGGGGAAAGAATTGGTTGCGAAGGCCGTCTTCGAGCGAGGATCCCGTGCGGCGCGTCCGTTCCTCGCGATCAACTGTTCCGCGTTCAGCGAAACGCTGCTCGAGAGCGAACTGTTTGGGCATGTCAAAGGCGCGTTCACCGGCGCCACCGCCCGGCGAATCGGCCTGGTGGAGGCCGCTCATGGAGGCACCCTGTTCTTGGACGAGATCGGAGATATGTCCCTGGCCACGCAGGTGAAGTTTCTGCGTGTCCTTCAGGAGGGGGAGGTTCGGTCGGTGGGCTCGAACGAGGTGCGGAAAATCGACGTGCGGTTCATTGCGGCGACAAATGTCGACCTTCCCTCGGCGGTCAAATCGGGACGATTCCGGGAAGATCTTTTTTATCGTTTGAACGTCATCAATATTCCGATCCCGCCGCTTCGAGAACGCACGGAGGATATTCCGCTGCTCGTTCATCACTTCATCCGCAAACACGCGCAGCGCACAAAAAAGATTCTCGAGGGAATCGAGCCGGAAGCGCTGGCTCTTCTTTGCCGGCATCGATGGCCGGGCAACGTCCGCGAGCTGGAAAACATCATCGAACGGGCCGTGGTCTTGAGCCGAAGCAACGTCATCCGTATCGAGGACTTGCCGAGTGAGCTGGCCGCAAAGGAGAATGATTCGGCCGCTATCTCCTCCAAACTAATGGACGTGCCGTATCCGCAGGCGCGCGACCAGGTCGTGGACACGTTCACCCGACGATACCTTCAGGACGTCCTGGCGCGGGCCGGAGGCGTGATCGCGGAGGCGGCACGTATCGCGGGGATGGACCGGAGCAATTTCCGAAGGCTGTTGGGCCAACACTCGATCGACGCCGCGCTGTTCCACCACGAGTGACGGAGTAGAATTGACCTGAATCGGGGCCGTTTGACCCTGTCTGCCTTCTCCCATCCTCTTAAAATGATTTGGTATTTCCACAACCCGTGGGTTCGCTCGACCTGGGACTCCAAGGCAGCTAAATAAATTATAAATCATTTCAGCTGGTTGATACGCCGTGGCGCCTGGCACGCGACCTGCTCTTCCTTTGGCTCGATGCATACTCAACCCAACCAAGACTACACAACAATCGCGCGGTTTCTCACGCGAACGATTCAATTTTCAACGTTCCGAAACAGCTATGAGAGGAGCCTCGCGCTGGTCACTGACTACCTCGCGCGAACCTTTCATGTCGGAAAGGACGAAGTGGCGCTTCTCGTCCTGGACCGGGTCGGCCAGGAGTTGCGGTTCGTCGCTCCGGACTACTTGGCCAGGCTGTCCGCTACCATCCCGTTCGGCCGACGGCAATCGCAGGCGGCGATCTGTTTGTGGGATCAAAAGGCGCGGATTGAAAATCGTTTTGCCGCCGTCAATCACCTCGCCTACTTCGAGAAAGTCCGCCGAGACAACCCTCATCCGCATACGATCGAAAAGCTTCTGACGTATCCGGTCGTGTCGGGTTCTTCGCCGATCGGCGTCGTACAGATTTCAAGGAAACGAACCCTCAATCAAGCTACGCTTCCTGATTTTCACGTGGATGACATTCGGATCCTGGAAGCCATTCAGGCGCCGCTTCGCGCGCTTCTTCAGGGAATTCGATCCGCCTCATCGGAATCAACGCCGGCTCCCGAACTCAGAAAAGGAGGCACCCAATGAGTCAGCGCTCCGTAATCCTGGTCGTGGACGACGATCCCATGATGCTGGCGTTGGAACGCATGGTGCTGGAGCAAATCGGCGGCTATGACGTCATCTCCACTCAAGACCCCGCCGAAGCGATCGATTTGGCGTCGTCCCAACATGCATCCGCGATCGTCCTCGATGTTTCGCTGGGCCCAAACCAGAACGGAATCGACCTTTCCAAGAAAATCAAGAATGACGAGCGGTCCAAATCCGTCCCGATCCTTCTGGCCACGGCGCACGGAGAGGCGGACAAGGGCAAGGAGATTTTGTTTCAAAGCGGCGCTGACGCATACATCGCAAAACCCTTTTCATCTCTCCAAGACCTCGTCGGCAAAGTCCGGGCGCTCCTCGCCCGCCGGCTCGCGGAGGTAAGCGTATGACCGATGCCGTGAAAAAAAGAATACTCGTCGTCGACGATGATTTATCGATTCTCGACTTGATTCGAGCCGGCTTGGATCCGGCACAGTACGAAGTGGTCGGCACGACAAAAGGTCGGGAAGGCATTGAGCTGGTCGAGAAGGAGCGCTTCGACCTTGCCGTGGTCGATGCGCTTCTCCCCGACCTTCGCGGAGACTTTGTCACGAAAGCGATTCGCGAGCGGTATGGACCCGACCAGCTGCCGGTCATTGTCCTTTCCGCTTTTTTCCGGCGCAATCGCGGCTCCAAAGAAGTCTTGGCGCGTTGGCAGGCCAACGCATTCATCCCGAAACCGTTTGCCATCGTTCAGCTGCAAAAGGAGATCGATCGTCTCTTGGCCGTGGAATCGCGAGACAGCCTCGGAAGCGATGCGCTCCAGACATTGCGGGACAACTACGTTCAAAACCTCGTTCGAACGGTCGGCGATCTTCACAAAGCGATGGCGCTCAATCTTTCGATTCCGATGATTCGTGCGGTTTGTCACCAGATCGTCGGCTCGGCAGGTTCGTACGGCTATCCCGAAATCAGCGAACATGCCAAAGCGCTGGAACATTTCTCCGCTTCACTCCACGAAGACTTCGGCCTCTCGATGTTCGAGCAAAATCGCATGAATCTACTGTTCGACCGGTTGGAACGGGCCGTCGGTCACGCCAAAGCCGTGACTTGCGCGAACTCCACGAACCCCGCGGAAGAAACATCCGTCATCTGTGTCAGTGCGGATAACGAAACACGAAAGCAGCTGGAAAAAGAAGCCCATAATTTTTCCTTCACGATTCGAGGAACGCCCTCGTTGGACGACGCCGTGCGCCTCGTTCGGAGTCAATTCGTACATGGAATCATCATCGACCTCGATTCCGTACCGCCGAATCAATTCGGAGCGCTTTCCACGCTGCGATCGTTATCCCAATCGAAAAAGGTCTGGATCGTAGGCTTCGGATCCAACGACGGCACGGCCGCGCAATCCCAGGCCGCCCGGGCGGGTGTCGACCGCTTGGTGTCGAAATCCGCGGGAACGCGCGCCCTGCTGAACGTCGTACGGAACGGAATTCAACCGAAAACCGAATCCGCGGAAACGCTGCTCGTTGTCGACGACGATCGTGAGGTATTTCGTTTTCTCAAGATGGCCCTGGCGAGCATCGGCTTCCGGATTGAGTTTGAAAGCAACGTCAATGCCGTCCTCGAACGGGCACGGGAGCTAAAGCCCAGTTCGGTTCTGATGGATTTCGAAATGCCGGGAATCCGCGGGCACGAGATCTGCCGCGCTTTTAAGGTCGATCCGGAACTCTGCCGAATTCCCGTGATTATCTACACGTCCTTCAACGACGAGGATCACCGAATGCGGGCGTTACGGGCCGGGGCCGTGGAAGTTCTTCACAAGGGATCCAGCATCGACGAACTTAAGCTCCGGCTCCAAAACCTGGTGAATCTCTATGGGATGTCGCGTGCCGCAAAACCAGTAAATGCGACCTCCCCTTCCAACGGGGCCCTCGCGCCACGAGCTGAAGCGAGATGAATCGAGAAGCCATGAGAACCGTACTGTCCAATCTCGGCATGCGCAAAAAACTCTTGCTGATCGCGATGGCTGCAGCGGTCCCGACCCTGCTTCTCGCTTCCGTCGGCATGATCGCCTACGAGGTCGTCGCATTTCGCGACAAACTGAGAGGCGAAGTAACGTTGGTTTCGAACGTCGTCGGTTCGAACAGTGCGGCCGCGCTGCTCTTTGAGGATTCGGCGGCGGCCAAGCGTGTCTTGTCGGCGCTCATCTGGCAACCGCACGTTATGATAGGCACGCTCTATACGAAAGACGGCCACGTATTTGCCGCGTATGCGCGCGACGGGAACGAGTCCGTGCGTTCGGGCCAAAATCCGTTTGCGCGGACGGGCCACTGGACGGAAAAAGGGAATCTCCATTTTGTTTCCGACGTTCGTTACCGGGATGAGGTTGTGGGAAAGCTCTATCTTCGGGCGGATGCCCGGGAACTCTACAAGAAAATGTGGTGGGACGCGTTGTTGACGCTTCTCTTCCTGGCGGGCACGGCTTCGGTGGCCTATGTCGTATCCTCGAAGATTCAAGGAATCATTTCTTCTCCCATCGAGCGTCTCTTCACGACGATGCAGGACGTCGCGGAGCGCCAGGATTTTTCGATTCGGATCCCCGAACTCTCCAAGGACGAAATCGGAGGGCTCAGCCGGGGATTCAATGCCATGTTGGGGGAGATCGAACGGCGGAACGAGGAACTTCAAAAGCATCGGACACATCTCGAGGATCTCGTCCAAAGCCGCACGAAGGAATTGATCGAGACCAATCGCCGTTTGGAGCTGGACATCGCGGAACGAACACGCGTCGAGGCCGAGCTCGTCGAAGCCAAAAGCGTTGCGGAAGACGCCAACCGGATGAAAGGCGAATTCCTGGCGAATATGAGCCATGAGATTCGGACTCCGATGAACGGGATCATCGGGATGACGGAGTTAACTTTGGAAACGGCTCTGGCCTCCGACCAACGGGAATACCTGGAAGCGATTCGGGCATCCGCGGATACGCTTCTCAATATCATCAACGACCTGCTCGATTTTTCGAAGGTGGAATCAGGAAAAGTGGAATTGGACCCCGTGGAATTTCGCTTGCGCGAAATGCTGGACGAGACGACGAAGGTCATGTCGGTGCGGGCCGCGAAGAAGCGCTTGGAATTGACGTACGACGTAGCCCCCCAACTGCCCGATTCTTGGATCGGGGACGCGACGCGATTCAAGCAGGTGTTGTTCAATCTTGTCGGCAACGCCATCAAGTTCAGCGAGCGTGGAGAAGTAGCGGTTCGCGTTGATGTGGCGCGACAAGAAGAGAAGACATCGCTTCTGCATGTCCGCGTGGTGGATACGGGAGTCGGAATACCGTCCCAGAAGCTGCGGACGATCTTCGAACCGTTCGTCCAAGCGGACGCCTCCACGACACGAAAATTCGGTGGAACAGGTTTGGGGCTGGCGATTTCTACGCGGTTGGTGCGATTGATGGGGGGCGAGATTTGGGTGGAGAGCGAAGTCGGGAAGGGAAGCACATTTCATTTCACCGTACGCATGATGCAGTCGTCCCTGGACCTCGCGGGGGACCTGGCCCGGTGCCGCGGCCTGGGATTTTCTTGTCATCTTCAAAAACGGATCAAACAGGCGGATTTGCGCCGGGCCGTCGAAGATGCGATGCGGGCGCCCGGAAAACCGGCGCCGGCCATGGCGGGCGCGTCGGCGCGCAACATTCTTTTGACGGAAGACAATCCGATCAACCAAATGTTGGCGAAAAGAATCTTGGAGAAAGCCGGCCACCGGGTCATCGTGGCCCAAAATGGAGCGGAGGCGCTGGAAGCGCTGGCTCGAGAGGAATTCGATCTCATTGTAATGGATGTCCAAATGCCGGTCATGGACGGGCTTCAGACGGTCGCGGCGATCCGCAAGCAAGAGAAGAGAACGGGGAAACACACTCCGATTCTGGCGATGACGGCGCACGCCATGAAAGGCGACCGGGAGAAATGCCTCGGAGCCGGCATGGATGCTTATTTGTCCAAACCGATCCGTGGAAAGGAACTGGTCGATATGGTGAATCAATTCGCGTTGCGTAGATGTCACGGTATGGCGGGTTCTCCCCGAGAGCAAGCGCCGGAATTCGATATCAGCCACCTGAAGTCCGTCGTGGGAGGGGACCGCGCGCTCATGGGCGAAATCGTCCAACTTTTTCTGGCGCATTCGCCCAATATGGTTTTGGCCATGGAACAAGCCATGGAGCAAGCCGATCGGGAGACCCTGGCCAGGTCGGCGCACACCATTAAGGGAGCGATTGGGAATTTTTCGAAGGGAGCCGCGTATCAAATGGCCATCGAGGTCGAAGACGCGGCCCAAAAGGGCGATCTAGCACATGTGACTCCAATCGTGGCCACGCTGCGAAAGGAACTCGATAAAATGCGGTCCGCGTTGGCGATGTATGGGGAGGGAGGCTTTCGATGAGAGTCTTGGTGGCCGATGACGATCTGACGTTTCGTACGCTCCTGGAAAAAACGCTTCAGCGGGAAGGCTATACGGTCCTCCTCGCAAAGGACGGCCGGGAGGCTCTCCAGGCGCTCACGGCTCCATCGGCGCCGCCGTTGGCGATTCTCAATTGGGTCATGCCGGGTCTCGACGGAATCGAGGTCTGCCAAAAAGTTCGCGCCGTGCCGACGCAAATGCCGCCTTATATCCTCCTCCTGACCTCACGGGACCGAACGAAAGACGTGGTTCTCGGGCTGGAATCCGGCGCCGATGATTACCTCACCAAGCCGTTTCATCCGGCCGAGTTGGGGGCTAGGCTGCGCGTCGGCCAGCGGATCATCGAACTTCAGCGAAAGCTCTCGGATCGCATTGCCGAGTTGGAACGAGCTCTCGCTCAAGTGCATACGCTACGCGGACTCCTGCCGATCTGCAGCTATTGCAAGAAGATCCGCGACGATCATAACTATTGGCGGCAGATCGAATCTTACATCTGCGAGCACTCACAAGCGTCGTTCACGCATAGCATCTGTCCGGGGTGCGAATCGCGATTGTTCGCGCCGGGATCGGATTCCTAATGGGTGCCCAGTCGGTAAAGAGTCAGGACGGAGTCGTTTTCAATCCGGTAAATGAGAACCAGATCTCCTCGAACATGGCAGTCCCGATGATTTTTGAATATCCCCTTCAGCGGATGATCCCGATACTCGGGAGGGAGCGGCTCCCCGGAAGCCAAAAGCCTTACGACCTCTTCAATTTCGGATCGGATCTTTGGACGACTCTCAAGAAGTTTCTCGTAATCCTTTTTGAAGCGGCGAGACCACTCAATCTTGTGTCGCGGAGGAATCAACCCTTCCGGCCACGTTCAAGATCGTCGAAAAGCTCTTTCGCTGAATCGAAGGTCTTCACTCGACCTGCCTCGCGGTCCTCTTCATGCTCTCGGATAGCGCCCATCAAGGCTTTTTCTCCTTCGAGGGTGAAGCCACTTTCCATGCGAAACGGGATCGTTCTTGTACGAACAACCTGACGAAGAAACATCCGCAGAGCCGCACTTAAATCGAGTCCCATGGAGCGTACAATGGCAGCGGCTTTCCGCCGGATTTCTGGATCTTCACGAAAGGCGATTTGAATATCTTTGGCCATGAACGAACCTCCTGTTTTCCGATAATCGAGTGTATCTCTGATCGTTATACATTGTCAATACATCTCCGCCTAAGTTTGACAATATATGTATGGCAGCCCACATCGAAAACCTTTCGACTAAGCGGACTTCGGTGGAAGAACGAAATTCCGTGATTGAATTGGGCGGGGATCTCCTTCAAGGGTATCTCTTCGCCAAACCGAACCGGGAACTTGCGACGCTTGCTGGGTAGGCCCGTTTCAGAGACGATCGCTCACAATCGAACGTAAATTCTTGGGGTCGAACGGCTTTTCCACGCGTTGGTTGTTCACCCGAACCAAGAAATCGCGCGCACGGGGTGTGAATGCGCCTCCCGTGAGAAAAATCATCCGGTCGGCCTGATCCTTCGAAAATCGGAGAACCTCCTCGTAGAGCTCCATCCCGGTCATTTTCGGCATCATGAGATCGCAAAGGATCACGTCGAAGCGTTCCCCCGCTGAAATCTGGTCCAAGGCTTCCTGGGCCGTCTGCACCGTCTCGACGATATGATCCACGGCGAGCGTGCGCTCCACGGCCGAACAGACGATCTTCTCATCGTCGATGACTAAAATGCGCCCACGCCGGGAGATGGAAGCCGCGTCCGAAGCAATCGGCGGAAGGGTCGCCTCCAGACGTGCCGGCGGGAACACTACTTGAAACGTCGTTCCCCGAGTCGGTTGGCTTTCAAACGAAATTGTTCCTCCATAACTGGTGACGATCCGGTGACAAATCGAAAGCCCGAGCCCCGTCCCGACGCCCACCGGTTTGGTCGTGAAAAACGGATCGAAAATCTGTTTCGCGATTTCCGGTGGGATGCCTGAGCCGGTGTCACGGACGCGGACCACCGTGTTTCCTTCATCGTCGGTCACCGTGCTTATGCGGATTTCGTTTTGGTCCGCCTGGCCTTCGGGGATCGCTTGAGCCGCGTTGATGATGAGATTGAGAAAGACCTGGCCGATCCGGGCGTCATTTCCGTCCACGAACGGCGCGGGTCCGTAATCCTTGACCAACCGCGCGCGGTGCCGTACTTCGTTCCATGCCATCCGGGCCACGGAATCGAGAACCCGGCGCACATCAAGGGGCCCTCTCGATTCTTCGTCCGGCCTCGAGAAAATCTTGAGATCCTTCACGGTCGTCCGAATCCGTTCGGCGGCCTCGAGCGTTTCCTCCAACGGATCGAGAAGCGAGACGATATCCGATTGTACGGGCGCGAGGTCCGCGTGCAACCGCACGAGGAGGTCCGACTCCCGTATGTCTCCGATTTTTTTCTTCAGAAATTCCGTGTTCGCGAGAACGGCGGCCAGCGGATTGTTGATCTCATGCGCCACGCCCGCGGCCAGGGTCCCGACGGATACCATTCGGTCCGAAATAAGAAGTTGGGAGTGAAGTTTTTTCCGTTCCGTGATGTCCCGTGCGACTCCAACGGCCATCACGACTCGGCCTTGCTGGTCGACGATGGGAGAAATCACGGTGTGAAACAGGTGCATTTCTCCGTCCTGCCGCGGCACCGCCTCTTCGGGAATGTCCAGCGATTTTCCCGTTTCAAAAACAAACGTGTCGTCGGGAAGGGTTTGCATACCGCGCCCTCTCGATGCCCATCGCGCGCCGTCCTGAACGTCGTCGATCGTAACGCCGTAATAGTCCCGGAAGGCTTTATTCCCCCACAGCAGGCGCGAATCCGCCCCCTTCACGAAAACCAAATCGGCGATGGCATCCAAAATCTGTTTTTGGCGTTCCTCGCTTTCGTGAAGTTTCGCCGTGCTCGTTCTGCGCTCAACGGCGTCCGCGAGAATATTGGCGGCGGATTCAAGAAAGTGAATGTCGTTTCTTCCAAACACCCGGTCCGTTCGGGTGAACGCCTCCAGGACGCCGAAGGGGCGATCCTTTCCATGAATCACCACGCTCAGTCCCGCCCGCAAGCCCTTTTTCGACAAAAATAGGTGATCGGCAAAACGCTCTTCTTTCGAGAAATCCTCGATCACCACGGAAGATTCCGATAGCAAATTGAATCGGGCGCGGGATTCGGCTTTCGCTCGGCGGATGGACTCGCCCGACCAAGATTCACCCGACCGGAGCACGAATTTGGGGCCATCCGGCGGAAGCTCCAGGATATGAGCCCATTCGACCTCCAGGCCCCTTTTCACTCCCTCGACCGATTCGTGGAAGAATTCGTCCAACCCGGTGGAAGCCAGGGCGGAGGCGCTCAGACGGGCGATTTCCTCCTGCTGGCGCACGCGGGTTTCCAATTCTCGGGCGATGCGCTCCTTTTCTGTCACATCGCGCGCGATCGCGAGCACCACCTTTTCTTGAGCGATGTCCACGGCCGAAAGCGCGAGATCCGTGATGACCACCCTCCCATCCGACCGTTTCAGGCGAATTCCATCGACTTGCCTCGGCTTTCGATCCAAGAG
The Bdellovibrionota bacterium genome window above contains:
- a CDS encoding response regulator, which encodes MKVPVVLVIDDNPITRKMVRVALKQEGYETVEAGDGRTAILSIQDRLPDLILQDFRLPDVDGCDLARQIRALPGAKEIPILGFTGFLTQAEELRVGTSTFDDILVKPVEPSRLIKTVKAYVPIGGREGAVKGAGRRILIVDDDPVQLKLLATRLRILGFETAASTDGQEALRVAHEFKPDGIVSDVLMPRFDGFQFCLAVRRDPELQKIPVVLVSSHYLDEIDREFGVKVGADAFVNRSPSMDDVISAIDVSLKRKSSPSPRLDTTQLEGEHMERAMLQLERQAAINAGLTERCLIQSAALSVLGATSGALAGQEAIEEALDLSLQHCLDASGLSRGALYLMDSENRLVLQAEVGFSSGSQAKEFFGHRELFVRVVTKGRSVVFPSADITETVSKEFLTRTGNATAALLVPILFAEDVLGVLLMVSQKRDLSSADWLSFAQIVAAQLGQALVINRSYRLIKDSEERYRNLMENANDAVFVLGSKGAILEANLRAQQLLGLSKDRIVGRVAWEFMEGDGGERLVREYPRLLDRKPRQVDGIRLKRSDGRVVITDLALSAVDIAQEKVVLAIARDVTEKERIARELETRVRQQEEIARLSASALASTGLDEFFHESVEGVKRGLEVEWAHILELPPDGPKFVLRSGESWSGESIRRAKAESRARFNLLSESSVVIEDFSKEERFADHLFLSKKGLRAGLSVVIHGKDRPFGVLEAFTRTDRVFGRNDIHFLESAANILADAVERRTSTAKLHESEERQKQILDAIADLVFVKGADSRLLWGNKAFRDYYGVTIDDVQDGARWASRGRGMQTLPDDTFVFETGKSLDIPEEAVPRQDGEMHLFHTVISPIVDQQGRVVMAVGVARDITERKKLHSQLLISDRMVSVGTLAAGVAHEINNPLAAVLANTEFLKKKIGDIRESDLLVRLHADLAPVQSDIVSLLDPLEETLEAAERIRTTVKDLKIFSRPDEESRGPLDVRRVLDSVARMAWNEVRHRARLVKDYGPAPFVDGNDARIGQVFLNLIINAAQAIPEGQADQNEIRISTVTDDEGNTVVRVRDTGSGIPPEIAKQIFDPFFTTKPVGVGTGLGLSICHRIVTSYGGTISFESQPTRGTTFQVVFPPARLEATLPPIASDAASISRRGRILVIDDEKIVCSAVERTLAVDHIVETVQTAQEALDQISAGERFDVILCDLMMPKMTGMELYEEVLRFSKDQADRMIFLTGGAFTPRARDFLVRVNNQRVEKPFDPKNLRSIVSDRL
- a CDS encoding response regulator, coding for MRVLVADDDLTFRTLLEKTLQREGYTVLLAKDGREALQALTAPSAPPLAILNWVMPGLDGIEVCQKVRAVPTQMPPYILLLTSRDRTKDVVLGLESGADDYLTKPFHPAELGARLRVGQRIIELQRKLSDRIAELERALAQVHTLRGLLPICSYCKKIRDDHNYWRQIESYICEHSQASFTHSICPGCESRLFAPGSDS
- a CDS encoding response regulator, coding for MSQRSVILVVDDDPMMLALERMVLEQIGGYDVISTQDPAEAIDLASSQHASAIVLDVSLGPNQNGIDLSKKIKNDERSKSVPILLATAHGEADKGKEILFQSGADAYIAKPFSSLQDLVGKVRALLARRLAEVSV
- a CDS encoding type II toxin-antitoxin system RelB/DinJ family antitoxin, which produces MAKDIQIAFREDPEIRRKAAAIVRSMGLDLSAALRMFLRQVVRTRTIPFRMESGFTLEGEKALMGAIREHEEDREAGRVKTFDSAKELFDDLERGRKG
- a CDS encoding type II toxin-antitoxin system YafQ family toxin is translated as MIPPRHKIEWSRRFKKDYEKLLESRPKIRSEIEEVVRLLASGEPLPPEYRDHPLKGIFKNHRDCHVRGDLVLIYRIENDSVLTLYRLGTH
- a CDS encoding ATP-binding protein, with amino-acid sequence MRTVLSNLGMRKKLLLIAMAAAVPTLLLASVGMIAYEVVAFRDKLRGEVTLVSNVVGSNSAAALLFEDSAAAKRVLSALIWQPHVMIGTLYTKDGHVFAAYARDGNESVRSGQNPFARTGHWTEKGNLHFVSDVRYRDEVVGKLYLRADARELYKKMWWDALLTLLFLAGTASVAYVVSSKIQGIISSPIERLFTTMQDVAERQDFSIRIPELSKDEIGGLSRGFNAMLGEIERRNEELQKHRTHLEDLVQSRTKELIETNRRLELDIAERTRVEAELVEAKSVAEDANRMKGEFLANMSHEIRTPMNGIIGMTELTLETALASDQREYLEAIRASADTLLNIINDLLDFSKVESGKVELDPVEFRLREMLDETTKVMSVRAAKKRLELTYDVAPQLPDSWIGDATRFKQVLFNLVGNAIKFSERGEVAVRVDVARQEEKTSLLHVRVVDTGVGIPSQKLRTIFEPFVQADASTTRKFGGTGLGLAISTRLVRLMGGEIWVESEVGKGSTFHFTVRMMQSSLDLAGDLARCRGLGFSCHLQKRIKQADLRRAVEDAMRAPGKPAPAMAGASARNILLTEDNPINQMLAKRILEKAGHRVIVAQNGAEALEALAREEFDLIVMDVQMPVMDGLQTVAAIRKQEKRTGKHTPILAMTAHAMKGDREKCLGAGMDAYLSKPIRGKELVDMVNQFALRRCHGMAGSPREQAPEFDISHLKSVVGGDRALMGEIVQLFLAHSPNMVLAMEQAMEQADRETLARSAHTIKGAIGNFSKGAAYQMAIEVEDAAQKGDLAHVTPIVATLRKELDKMRSALAMYGEGGFR
- a CDS encoding response regulator yields the protein MTDAVKKRILVVDDDLSILDLIRAGLDPAQYEVVGTTKGREGIELVEKERFDLAVVDALLPDLRGDFVTKAIRERYGPDQLPVIVLSAFFRRNRGSKEVLARWQANAFIPKPFAIVQLQKEIDRLLAVESRDSLGSDALQTLRDNYVQNLVRTVGDLHKAMALNLSIPMIRAVCHQIVGSAGSYGYPEISEHAKALEHFSASLHEDFGLSMFEQNRMNLLFDRLERAVGHAKAVTCANSTNPAEETSVICVSADNETRKQLEKEAHNFSFTIRGTPSLDDAVRLVRSQFVHGIIIDLDSVPPNQFGALSTLRSLSQSKKVWIVGFGSNDGTAAQSQAARAGVDRLVSKSAGTRALLNVVRNGIQPKTESAETLLVVDDDREVFRFLKMALASIGFRIEFESNVNAVLERARELKPSSVLMDFEMPGIRGHEICRAFKVDPELCRIPVIIYTSFNDEDHRMRALRAGAVEVLHKGSSIDELKLRLQNLVNLYGMSRAAKPVNATSPSNGALAPRAEAR
- a CDS encoding sigma-54 dependent transcriptional regulator, which translates into the protein MKDPPSKAAPLGRVAVIDDDTVLLSALERYLSQSGYSVLAFGDPRKAVASLESQEVDLVLTDVCMPDVSGIDLCREIKQRKPDIDVVVMTGAGSIAMAVDAMKAGAYDFLTKPFDSMEVVVISLTRAMERRRLLRRTDYLERQVELTSRFENIVGVSAKMKTVFRLIERVSPSESTILITGESGTGKELVAKAVFERGSRAARPFLAINCSAFSETLLESELFGHVKGAFTGATARRIGLVEAAHGGTLFLDEIGDMSLATQVKFLRVLQEGEVRSVGSNEVRKIDVRFIAATNVDLPSAVKSGRFREDLFYRLNVINIPIPPLRERTEDIPLLVHHFIRKHAQRTKKILEGIEPEALALLCRHRWPGNVRELENIIERAVVLSRSNVIRIEDLPSELAAKENDSAAISSKLMDVPYPQARDQVVDTFTRRYLQDVLARAGGVIAEAARIAGMDRSNFRRLLGQHSIDAALFHHE